In Actinomycetota bacterium, the genomic window GACCCCGTACTCCATCGCGACCTCGCGGCACTCGTCAACGTTCATCTTAGCGAACTTCACGCGGCCGGCGCATGTCACCGCGAGCTTCTCGATCTCCGGGCCGACCATCCGGCACGGACCGCACCACGGCGCCCAGAAGTCCACGACCACCGGGCCGTCGGCTCCCAGCACCTCCGCGGCGAACTCGGCCGCCGTCACCTCGCGCACCATGTCGCCCATCCCGCCACTCACCTCTCGACTCGCCCGTGATTGCGTGCGATTATACCCCCTGGGGTATGCCTGTCAAGCGGCGGAGGCCCGTCGTTCGGTACACTCGATGCGTCCGGACCGCGCCGTGGGAAGGTCGCGCTCGTGCCTCTGGCATGGACAGCACTCGTCGGATGCGGCGCCCTCGCGGGCGTCGGGCTCGTGCTGTCGCTCGCGGTGCCGCACCGGACCAGGATCCCCGTGGTGACACTCGGCGCGGCGAGCATGACGCTGTCGGGATGGGGCCTTGCGCTCATCGTGACGT contains:
- the trxA gene encoding thioredoxin yields the protein MGDMVREVTAAEFAAEVLGADGPVVVDFWAPWCGPCRMVGPEIEKLAVTCAGRVKFAKMNVDECREVAMEYGVMSIPTIAKFEAGAVVAQVVGARRAEDLARDLGLG